One window of the Nodosilinea sp. PGN35 genome contains the following:
- a CDS encoding DsbA family protein, protein MHPVSELTQPVSPQDHLWGPPTAQITLVQYGGYQCPNCGSAYPLLLNLLENLGDRLCFVFRHFPRSEVYPHAQHAAEAAEAAASQGKFWPMHDQLYTRQHALGNGYLVEYAANLGLDVRQFLREVTGDRFVSRIQADIASGRASGVIDTPTFFINGQRYHGAPTQSALLAALSITQIP, encoded by the coding sequence ATGCACCCCGTGTCTGAGCTTACCCAACCCGTCAGCCCCCAGGACCACCTGTGGGGGCCACCCACCGCCCAGATTACCCTAGTGCAGTATGGCGGCTACCAGTGCCCCAACTGCGGCTCAGCCTATCCCCTGCTGCTGAACCTGCTGGAGAATCTGGGCGATCGGCTGTGCTTTGTCTTTCGCCACTTTCCCCGCAGCGAGGTTTACCCCCACGCCCAACACGCCGCCGAAGCCGCCGAAGCCGCCGCCAGCCAGGGCAAGTTCTGGCCCATGCACGACCAGCTCTACACCCGCCAGCATGCCCTGGGCAATGGCTACCTGGTCGAGTACGCCGCCAATCTGGGGCTCGATGTGCGGCAGTTTTTGCGGGAGGTAACCGGCGATCGCTTTGTCAGCCGCATCCAGGCCGACATTGCCAGCGGTCGCGCCAGCGGCGTAATCGATACCCCCACCTTTTTTATCAATGGCCAGCGCTACCACGGTGCCCCCACCCAATCCGCCCTTTTAGCTGCCCTCTCCATCACCCAAATTCCCTAA